The following coding sequences are from one Ammospiza nelsoni isolate bAmmNel1 chromosome 5, bAmmNel1.pri, whole genome shotgun sequence window:
- the MYF5 gene encoding myogenic factor 5 has protein sequence MEVMDSCKFSPSELFYDSSCLSSPEGEFPEDFEPRDLPPFSAHEPPEPGCSEEEEHVRAPTGHHQAGHCLMWACKACKRKSTTMDRRKAATMRERRRLKKVNQAFETLKRCTTANPNQRLPKVEILRNAIRYIESLQELLREQVENYYHLPGQSCSEPTSPASSCSDGMADCGSPVWSARGSGFDAVYCAEMAHGYAADQSSALSSLDCLSSIVDRLSPAEEPGLSLRDADSLSPSASIDSGPETPGTPLPRRTYQAL, from the exons atggaggtgaTGGACAGCTGCAAGTTCTCCCCGTCCGAGCTCTTCTAtgacagctcctgcctctcctccccGGAGGGCGAGTTCCCCGAGGATTTTGAGCCCAGGGATCTGCCTCCTTTCAGCGCCCACGAGCCCCCCGAGCCCGGCTGCTCCGAGGAAGAGGAGCATGTCCGAGCTCCCACTGGCCACCATCAAGCTGGTCACTGCCTCATGTGGGCTTGCAAAGCCTGCAAAAGAAAATCCACCACAATGGACCGAAGGAAGGCAGCCACcatgagggagaggaggaggctgaagaaAGTGAACCAGGCTTTTGAGACCCTGAAGAGATGCACCACTGCCAACCCCAACCAAAGACTCCCCAAAGTAGAGATCCTGCGAAACGCCATCAGATACATCGAGAGCCTCCAGGAGCTCTTGCGGGAACAGGTAGAAAACTACTATCACCTGCCGGGACAGAGTTGCTCCGAACCGACCAGCCCCGCTTCCAGCTGCTCCGACGGGATG GCCGACTGTGGCAGTCCCGTTTGGTCGGCGAGAGGCAGCGGCTTCGACGCCGTCTACTGCGCCGAGATGGCTCACG GCTACGCCGCCGATCAGAGCAGcgccctgtccagcctggactGCCTCTCCAGCATCGTGGACCGTCTCTCCCCGGCggaggagccagggctgtccctccGCGACGCCGACTCCCTCTCGCCCAGCGCCAGCATCGACTCGGGGCCGGAGACGCCCGGGACGCCGCTGCCCCGACGGACCTACCAGGCGCTATGA